In Streptomyces ambofaciens ATCC 23877, a single genomic region encodes these proteins:
- the rplT gene encoding 50S ribosomal protein L20, translating into MARVKRAVNAHKKRRAILEQASGYRGQRSRLYRKAKEQVTHSLVYNYNDRKKRKGDFRQLWIQRINAAARANGITYNRFIQGLKAANIEVDRKILADLAVNDAAAFAALVEVAQKALPSDVNAPKAA; encoded by the coding sequence GTGGCACGCGTCAAGCGGGCAGTCAACGCCCACAAGAAGCGCCGGGCGATCCTCGAGCAGGCCTCCGGCTACCGCGGTCAGCGTTCGCGCCTGTACCGCAAGGCCAAGGAGCAGGTCACCCACTCGCTGGTCTACAACTACAACGACCGCAAGAAGCGCAAGGGTGACTTCCGCCAGCTGTGGATCCAGCGCATCAACGCCGCTGCCCGCGCCAACGGCATCACGTACAACCGCTTCATCCAGGGTCTGAAGGCCGCCAACATCGAGGTGGACCGCAAGATTCTGGCCGACCTGGCCGTCAACGACGCCGCCGCGTTCGCCGCGCTCGTCGAGGTCGCCCAGAAGGCGCTGCCGAGCGACGTCAACGCGCCGAAGGCCGCGTGA